The stretch of DNA GAGACACAACAGGCATTGAAGCATTTCATCAAATAGGCGGTATCCACAACTCAGTTCTCTCTGGAATCATACGCTGTTTTAAGCTACAGAATCTTCCAAGTCTTCAACATACTAAAAGCATCCAgttatattttacataaaaattattcaaCAGCGTGCAAAGAAAAACATTCTATAACTTTTTTACTTGtatatcattaaaaatagtagtaatagtcTAATACATTCACTTGTTACAATAGTAACAGCAGTGAGGTTCTAATTAAATGTGGTAATGTTTTTCACTGAAGTTCTCGAATCAGCAAAGTATTTCTTCAAGTTGCATCAATAAAACAAGGCAGTAGCTGTTTACAGATTAACCTCCTTTTACTTGTAATACTCAAAATACTTTTGTGTATTACAAGCATTCCTTAGCACTATATTAGATATAATTTTACTATCGAAGTACAAAATCTTAGTTCTTTGTTATTCGCAGGCAGGGTAATGCAATAAAGTTGTTCATGAGCCCGAATGATTAGGTAATATAATTGGCGCAGCATTTGAAAGTTTTTGAGCCACCACATACCGACAATATGTGTTAGTAGATGCAGACAGTCAAAACAGCCCAAAGTAAATATTGCTATTTATTCCATTTTTTGTAGTCTACGCTTAGGTAAATTTACTTGCTTAGAGTATTTATTATCTCTGACATGAAATCTCTGCACATGATCTGTTTTATTGATAAGCTTGCTTCAACTTGTTCACCATACATGTACTCACCATCATAGTAGTCATTTTACTGTAAATGTGGGCAATTTGTcatattttgtcaaaaaattaaaacagatAGCGTGTACAAGAGATGAGTGCCCAGTTTTACTTGCATGCTCAAACTTATGCTCAAAATTTGGTTTGTATATAGCTTGTTGCTGTGATTTATTTCCGTTTTGTCCAATTTTTCGAGTTCAACTATATATTCTATATCATCTGTGCTATTTTTATTCCTGGTTGGAATAATTTCCTGGTTGTAATATTCCcttgtaaaatatttgttttaaaaaatggaCACAAATGACACGAATACACTAATGATATGCTTGCATGTGTTTTGGTGCATCTCAAACCTGATATTGTGGTGCTGATTTTTATGCATGGCGCATTGagtatagttattttatattgaaGTGATTACATTGACTGCTCTACTTAGACTAGACTACTCAGATTACTACTCCCATTGATGTGTACCGATAAGATTGGTAGTGCTTATGCCGAACTTCAGCAAATAAATATGATGTGCATTAAAAAGAAGATGTAATATATTAAAAGCcagcataaaatttatttaataaaaaaaaagcttgtacaaataaaaaattaatgggTAGAAACTATTTCTCTGTTGATGCTGTTTAACTATATATGCATATTTTGCTGATGCCTAGATCGTTTTTCTTGAATTTATATCAGTTATAATTTGATTTAGTTAAtatgtttacagttttgttactAGCAGAAGATCTACTTGATGATTAAAtttacaaaatgtaaaaatatagtagaaaccagttttttttaatgtaaaaaatttttcaaGCCAAATAAATCAAAGATTAATCAAAACTCTAGCATAATGGTATATTGGTTGAACTTGTTTGATTGGCACTGTGGATAAGTattgttcagtaagtaaaatcCAAAGCAAATTCCATTTTTCACTGTTGCCTCTGGAATGGCTCCTGACCAAAAACATTTAAAGGTATGTAAACTAATgacattagtattttattttccttgaaatatttttattcattgtttatttgctGAAGTTCAAGAGGCTCATTGGTTTTGTTGGAATGCGTAGCGGTTAATATTCTTCAATTGAGTGATCTAATTTCATATGTATATTGAATTGGTTGCTGTAACTCATGACGTTTGTGTTATTTTTGTAGATGGTCTTTTACTTTAAAAGCAGTGTTGTCTCCCCACCCTATGACATTTATGTTGGTGAAGACAAGCATGAAAATGAAGAGCTTCTAAAATGGGCTTTCCCCGAAGATGTTTGGTTTCATGTAGATAAACTCTCATCTGCCCATGTATACTTACGACTGAAACCAGGTGAAACTTTGGATGATATTCCAGAAGCGGTGCTAACCGATTGTGTACAACTTGTCAAAGCTAACAGCATCCAAGGCAACAAATCGAACAATATTGATGTGGTGTACACAATGTTCGACAACTTGAAAAAAACTGCAGGGATGGATGTTGGGCAAGTTGGCTTTCATAAGCAAAAGGAAGTTCGAAAGGTGTTTGTGGAGAAGCGCATTAATGAAATAGTAAATCGTCTGAATAAAACAAAAGTCGAAACAAAACCAGATTTAAGAGCCCTACGCGAAGAAAGGGACAGAAAAGAGCGAGAGAAAGTCAAAGAACAAGATCGGATGCGTCGCAAAGCCGAACGTGAAGCTGCTGCCGCTCGAGAAGAAGAGGCTGAAAAGAGAAGTTATAGTAACTATATGAAGACCGAGAACATGTCTACTAACCTCGATGCTGGCAATGATTCTGATGACTTTATGTGACTTAGTTGAATGACCCAACTCACAGCAGTTTGTATTGTGGAATCATGCCAACAGACAGTACATCTGTGGTACATCTATTTTGTTCCTGTCGAGTCCCGCTGTTGAATTTTGGCGATAGAGTAATTTTATGCTTATCATGTACCattattcataaaaattaaCAAGTCAAATATATCATGTATGTCTGTCTAAGCACTTCTTTTTACATTGATTTCTTCTGCAGCATTTTATATACgatgtaatataataaaaaaactgattAAGTTAATCACGAACGGAGTAATAATCAGCACCAGCTATTTTCAGCCAGCCAtatctaattttttatttagccTGGTTTCAGATGCAAGAAATGTCCTCCAAAGAAATTCCTGTTGTTCTCACAGAGAAACTTGACGAGCAGTTCTTTCAATCACGCACTTCAAAAGTAAGATACTTGTAGTGTGATACTTGCCTTTACTTAATTATCACattaatacaaaataacattgtttttatttaataatttccAAATAAGACCGGCAACGTAATAAATTAACTTTTGTATGGAATACGCTAATTACTATTCTTATGCAGTTAATatgtgtttttattaattgGTTATTAGGTCATTCCAAAAACTATTCCTTCCAAAAAGAATAGTCTGTTTAttatatgtctgtatgtatcttgtatgtatttatgtatgtatttatgtatgtgtctgtgtatgtatctatgtatttaTGCTGTTGTAGAGATCTCCAATAATATTTAGAGGCGTTGACATCGGGTCTTGTCGCCTAAAATGGAATGCAGATTACTTAGCCGATGCAATTGGTGATCATGAAGTGAAAATTCATGTCAGTAGTCAGTCAAAATTGGACTTTGTCAACAGAAATTTTCTTTACAAGTGAGAGTTTAAATCTTTTGCACTTTGCTAGAAGCTAGAtgtaaattttatgtaaatttggatatacatgtatgtgaaaaagACATGTgagaattttttgttattttatttgtgttttacTGAAATACTTAGGCTACAGTTGAAAGATTATTTGTTAACTGATATTTTAGATCGATAAGTTTGAAAGAGTACATTCGCCGAAGCTCTCAGGCTCCAGGTCTACCACTGGAAGAATTTTTTATTGATCCGCATGAAAAGTATTACCTGCGATCACTAGGTGGAGATGTGCGAAAGGAAGTGGCTGATGTACACAAGCAATATCCAGAGGTATGTAGGCAGCATCTATAGATTTTCAGACTGAGTGCTTCTGTGCCCTTGTGTTTTATAATAACCCACCACGTCTTAACTACCTAGATGGAAGCAGGAAGAAGCCTCCTAAAGTCGATCTGGTATCTGTAACCTGAATTCCTGAAACATATTCAGGCACGCGAGAGACACCTGCCTATACAACACCCTGTCAACTAATAACTGGACCTTCAATTATTTCTGCTTTAGTATTATAACTTGCTGTACTACccgcctgggtaataaaaaaatctttggacaaaaaatttatttgtatttaacatataacatttgccattctaactttcaaattacatatctgcaactataattatttctgctttagtattataattatgatatttgtttacttttatATCGTGCTCAACACTCTACGGTATAGTTCATTATTATTGGCCGACCCTAACTTTCATATCTGTCTCGCATATTATAGATTGCCACAGATCTGAACCTTCCCTATGTTTTCTCTGCCGATCGATTCTTTTCCTCAGTGTTTCGGATTGCCTCACCAGGTTCTCAGTTGTGGACACACTATGATGTGAGCCTAAAGACTTATTTATCATTTGTTTATGCAGAGTTCTTTTTATTCAGACTTTCGATTTATGACTCAATAACAAACTCAAATGATTATTTCTGACAGCCATTATTCAGGTCTTCTTTCATCGTTATA from Watersipora subatra chromosome 2, tzWatSuba1.1, whole genome shotgun sequence encodes:
- the LOC137386876 gene encoding coiled-coil domain-containing protein 25-like, coding for MVFYFKSSVVSPPYDIYVGEDKHENEELLKWAFPEDVWFHVDKLSSAHVYLRLKPGETLDDIPEAVLTDCVQLVKANSIQGNKSNNIDVVYTMFDNLKKTAGMDVGQVGFHKQKEVRKVFVEKRINEIVNRLNKTKVETKPDLRALREERDRKEREKVKEQDRMRRKAEREAAAAREEEAEKRSYSNYMKTENMSTNLDAGNDSDDFM
- the LOC137386875 gene encoding tRNA wybutosine-synthesizing protein 5-like → MQEMSSKEIPVVLTEKLDEQFFQSRTSKRSPIIFRGVDIGSCRLKWNADYLADAIGDHEVKIHVSSQSKLDFVNRNFLYKSISLKEYIRRSSQAPGLPLEEFFIDPHEKYYLRSLGGDVRKEVADVHKQYPEIATDLNLPYVFSADRFFSSVFRIASPGSQLWTHYDVMDNLLIQILGDKEIIMFPPSDLPYLYLQGDKSVILDPDNADLSQFPLFASATKYKSKLLPGDIVYIPALWFHNVKALNFSVAVNMFWKNLEPALYDNKDVYGNKDLVPAARAQQGVDKALKALDNLPAAYKEFFTLKLISRLQASLSGSS